The DNA region CCCGTCGAGGTCTCGACCCGGAAGCGGGAGGCGATCGCCGCATCGCGCAGGTGTTCCAGCAGCGCCGTCTTGCCTATGCCCGCCGCGCCGCGCACCACCAGCGCCCTGCTGCGCCCGGCCTGCACCGCGACCAGCAGCTGCTCGACGATATGGCGCTCCCGCTCCCTACCCAGCAGCTGCGACACCATTGCCCCCGCTCTGCGACATGCAACCAAACTATGTGCTCACCACACTGAACCGTCCCCGGTTCTTGGCCGCTCCTGTGCGGGTTCCATCACCGGGTGGGATGGGGTTTCGAGGTCAGCGTAGTAGAAGGCCTCGAACTCGTCGGGCGGGACGTTGCCGATGGTCGAGTGCAGCCGCCTGGCGTTGTACCAATCGACCCAGCCTGCGGTGACCCATTCGACGCCGTCGATGGCGAGGGCGTTGTCGTACGCGTCGCCGATCGATCCGATCGACGCGGCGATGCCCTCGAGGGCGAGTGTTTCGGCGAACGACACGCTCGTGAATTGCGAGCCAGCGTCGCTGTGATGGACCAGCCCGTCTACGCCCGGGTGCCCGGCGCAGTCGCGTCGCCACAGTGTCCATACTCGGGCAACCTGCTCGAAGCGGACGACGCCGATCCCACATCGCTCGCGTGGGGACCGACATCCGCGCGCCGGCGAACGGTCCGGCAGCCTGCGCCGGCCTGGTGCGCGGGCGGTCCCGTTCTCCATGTGCCACCCGATGACGAGTTGGGCGGGGGTTTCGCTATGGTCGACGGATGCTTCCGCCGAACACTCCGCGCCTGCGCTTTCGCGAGATGGCTCCAGCCGATCTGCCCGCGATGGCCGGCCTTCTCGGAGACGCCGATGTCATGCGGTTCTATCCCGCCCCGAAGACGCGTGAGCAGGCGGCGTCGTGGATCGACTGGAACCTGAAGAACTATGTCCGGGACGGACACGGGCTCTGGATCATCGAGACAAGTGATGGGGAGTTCGTCGGGGATTGTGGCCTCACTTGGCAGGACGTCAACGGAGTCAAGCGCCTGGAGATCGGCTACCACGTCCTGCCCCGCCGGCAAGGGCTGGGACTCGCGACAGAGGCGGCCGCCGCGTGCCGCGACTTCGCGAGGGACCGACTCGGAGCCGAAGAAGTCATCGCGATCGTCCACCCCGACAATCGCGCGTCGATTCGGGTGGCGGAGAAGATCGGGATGCACCGGGAAGACGAGGATCGAGGCAACGACGGAACAGTGCGGCGGGTTCTGAGCATGCCCTTGTCGCCCGCCTAGGGACCGGTTGCGGGCTCCTACTCGGTCTGGTGTCCGATGGTCAGACCGTCCAGGGAAGTTTGTGATGCAAGGCATGCAGGGTCACGGCTCCGCCGTAAATGAGGGCGGTCCCGAGCTCAGAAAAACCCCAATGTCTATACATCTCTCGTGCCTGTGCAGCTTGGCCAAAAACACCCAGGACGGCATCGTGCTCAGTTCGGTTCGAGAGGAGTTCACGGACGCACTGTTTGGCTATCCCACGGCCTCGAAAGCTTTCGTCGACAGCAAGTTCCTGCACAATCACGGTTCGCGATGGTGTGATTGCCGCGTCCAGCGCTGGCCGCATTGCGTCTAGTCGTCGCTGCCAGGAGCTGTCCTGGTCAAGCCTCTGAGATAACGCGAAGCCGATCACGTGCCCATCGTGGCCCGCCGCGACAAGTCGCCCACCAGCACTGGCGAGTTGGTCGGGGCCCCATTGGTCGATGCTTTGGAGTTCGTCTGGCGATTCGTTGTAAGGAGGGGCCGCGAAGATTGAGATGAAGAGTTTCGCGATCTCAGCCCAAGTTTCGTCCGGGGCGACATGCTCGAACCGGACGTAACTGATTTCCCGCTGGACCACTTTCATAGCGGCTCAGACTATCTCCTGATTTCCCGCACGAAGCCTCGTTGGGGGGAAGACAAATACCCATTGCTACGGCACTCACCGCCCGGGAATCGGAGGCTGGGCGTGGAGATGTCGGCTGTGAGCGATCTGGCGAGGCTTCGTGGCGGGGTCGACGCACGATCGCTCAGCGATCCGCTTGCGCGACTCGGACTGTCTCACTGACGGACCGGCAATCGGTCGCATAATTAGTTTCGAAGTCCCGCGCCCTCTATCTGGTTGCGCCGCTGTGGACTTTATGCGGCTTGCTCGGGGCTGGCGGGTTCCGCGCCGTCTGGCCAGGCTGCCAGGCACACCTTGTTTCCCGACCGGTCGGCGAGGATCCATCCGCTGGGCGCCTCGACGGATTCAACCACCCGGCCCCCCGCGGCCACTGCCGCGGCGACGCGAGCCTCGATGTGCTCCTTGGCCAGCGAGACGTCGATGTGCATGGCGTGAGTGAGGGGCTTTGAAGGGTCCAACTCCTGCATCCATACCGTTGATCCCTGACCGAGCGGATCGATGCAGTTGTCCTCGTGCAACGGCGCGTATCCCAGCACCGCTCGCCAGAACGGCAGATCGATCGCGTCGGGCATTGCTGCGACAGCAACCTGCACCTCCTGTACCCGGGCCGTGTCGGCGACCGCACCGTGGTCGCGGGCGATGGTCGAGATCTTCCTAGCCACATCAAGGTGCGACCGTTCGGTTCCCCACATCTCGCGAGTCAGCTTTACCGTGAGACGGTCCGAGACCGCTGTCAGCAACGTGCGCGGGCCGAGCCCTGGGATCTCCGCCACGGCCGCCGCCAGCCGCGCAGCCTCCTGGAGCGAGCCCACCTTGAACACGGCGGTCGGGCCACCATGAAGAATCACCCAGTCATCGACGCCTTCGCCGGTGAGGAACGCACGCCACCCGTCTTCGCTCATGGCGATCACCCTACGCGCGCGGCGCCGCGCGCGGGAGCGCGCCCGCGGGCAGACCGCCCGTTCATCGACCGGGTTCCGCGCGCTGGGCGCGCCCGTCCTGGACGTCGGGAGAGCCGAAGGGCATGCCGGAACGGTCTCACCAAAATCTAACGGGCGTGGGGCTCAGCCCCGTAGCGAGGCGAGCATGTCGGCGATCGCATCGGCCACTGCGGCCGGGTTGCCGCCCATGATGTCGTGACCCGACTCCACGGCGATGGACACGGGCTTCGAGCTGCCTTTGAGCCACAGTGCGTGTTCTTCCTGGCTCGGCGACTGCCCGTGCGTCGCCCAGAGGACGGTGACCGGTATGGCGGGGATTGGCAGACGGTCGACTGCCAGCTGGTGCTCGAACAGTACATAGTCCATGTGCTCCGGGTTGTCGGGGCTGTCCCACGCGGGCACTTCCGTCGCGGGCATGTCTGCCTTGGGGGCCGGCACGTCGTCCATGACGATTCCCGCGACCTCATCGGGAAAGCGGCCGGCGTAGTGATACACGTCGAAGCCGCCGCTGGACGAGCCGACCAGCAGGTAGGGTCCAGAGACCTCCGCCGCGTCGAGGAGCGTGTGTAGGTCATCGGCAAGGTCATCAACCGTGCGTGCGCGGTCGGGCGGAGGGTCGCTCCTGCCTGTCCCTGCCCGATCGTACGCGCAGACACGCGTAGTCTTCGCGAGCGACTTGACGGCGGGCGCGAGCACAGAGGTGCCGCTGGCGCCGGTTCCGCGTCGTACACGACCGTCGGGGATTTATCGCCCACGCACAGTAGGGCAAGAGACCGGCCCGCCTCCACCTCGAAGCTGCCGTCGATCACGACGGTTGTCCGAGTCGGACTCGGCGATGGTGTCGGGTCGCCGGCGGGCGCGCACCACGCGAGCCCAAGCAAGCCGACAGCGAGCGGCGGAGGTCGCGCTTATAGCGAAGAGCAGTCGACGGACTCGCGCGCTCATGGCGGCCCCCAGCACGGTGGTTGCGCAGGCGATCCTGACGAGCAATGCACTCGGCGAGCCACATCGCGCGGAAAGAATACCGCGCGATGGGCGCCACCGGCTACGCGCCGGTGGCTGCCCAGAATGTGAGGATCGCCTGCGCAAGTGCATCGGGCTGCTCGAGCGGAATGAGCGTGCGCGCTCGGGTGACTGTGACGGATCTGGCGTGCGGCACGGATGCCGCCGCGCGCACAGCATCCTCGGGGCTCCAGTCTCCCCGGTCATCGGATGCGATGAACAGACTGGGGACGCCGATGCCCGAGAGGCGATCGGTCACGTCGGTTCGATCGATGATGAACGCGCGCAGCGCGTAACTCATGCTGGCTCGCGTGGGTCGGTTGAGACTTTCGACGATCACGTCGCGGATACCCGGAATCGCGGCCGAGGCATCCGTCAACATCGCCGAAATCACTGCCGCGCGTACCGGTCGGATCGCTCCGAAACAGCGCAGGACCGGATGAAGAACGGCGATCTGGCGCCGGAGGTGAGCAGGTATCGGCTCAGTAGGCGCGCTGATCGCAACGAAACTACGGATGATGGAGGGGTCGGTCGCGAGCTGATAGCCGATGTGCCCACCGAATGCGTTGCCCACCCAGTCGACAGGGGTGGTCGCACCGAGCCCGGCGAGGGCGTCCCGCGCGGCATCCGCTGCTTCGGCGATGCTGCTGCGCCGTGTAAGCGCATCGCTGAGACCCAGCCCGGGCGGGTCGATGAGGACGAACTCTCGTTCGGGGGCACCGGCCAGTAACAGGGGCAGCACGACGTCCCAGGTGTGGCTGTCGACGAACATCGATGACCACAGCACGGTCATGTCGCCCGCGCCGACGCGACGAACGGCGAGGGAGCCGAGGCGGGTATCGACACGCTCGGAGCGTTCGGAGGAGGTCTTCATGATTTCACGTTACCATGACTAACATGAAAGAGCGCAAGTACCGGATGTCGGCCCGAGCAGACGCTGCAGAGCTCACGGGTCAGCGGATCATCGACTGCATGCTCGAGCGCCTGCGCACCACCCCATACGAGCGGATCAGACTTGACGACGTCGCCGCGGACGCCGGCGTGACCTCGCAGACGGTGATCCGCCGGTTCGGCAGCAAACCGGTGCTGATGACCACAACAGTCGAACGCGAACTCGGACGCATCGCGGCGAAGCGCGAGGCAGCGCTGCGATCCGGCTCAGCTGAGACGATTCGAGCGCTGGTGGAGCACTACGACGAATACGGGCTGCTAATCCTCAAGACCTACTCCGAGGCCTCACTCGTGCCAGGGCTGCCGGACATCGTCGCGCGCGGCAGGGCGTATCACCTTGATTGGTGCCGACGCGCCTTTTCTGAGCACCTTTCGCCGCCCTCCGACGACGCGTCCCGACAGAGGCGGCTCGCCCAGATCGTGTCCATCTGCGACGCGACCACCTGGCGGATCCTGCGATTCGACGGCAACTTGTCCACGGCCCAGACCGAACTCGCGGTCACCGAACTGCTGACCCCGCTTCTGCGCTGAGCGACAGCGCTTCGGGTAGCGCGCCCTCCCTTTGCATCCCTCGTGAGCCCGGCCCGACTGCACGGAAGCGGGTCCGCTTGCGGGCGCTCAGCGGTCGTAGACGTCGCGGCGGTGGCCGAGTGTGATCACGGCGACGATGAGGACGTTGTCGTCGACGGTGTAGATGACGCGATAGTCCCCGATGCGGACTCGGAGGCCGGGGCGTCCCTGGAGCGCTGTGGCTCCTGGTGGCCGTGGGTCCTCGCCCAGAAGTGCGATCGCCCCGCGAATGCGGTCGCGGTCCTGGTGGTCAATTCGCTTCAACGCGCGAACCGCGGCGGGACGCAGTTCGATCTGGTAGGTCACTTCCAGCCCAGGTCGGCTTTCACCTGAGCCCACGGGATGTTGGGGCCTTCCTCTGCCATGGCCTCGTCGAACGCGGCGACATCTTCGGCGTCTTCGAGTGCCTCAAGCATCCGCTCGTACTGCTCAGGACTGACGACAACGGCGGCGCGCTGACCCCGACGCTCAATGAACACCGCTTCGCTCTTCGAGCGATCAATGACATCGGAAAGGTGTTTCCGCGCGTCCGCGACACTGACGATAGACATGAAGCAATTGTACATCTCGTCCTCTTAGATGTACATGAATGGCGAGCAGGGCAGGAAGAGTCACGCGTCCGCGCCGAGCTCGATCACGAAGTCGCGATCCTGGGCGCGGCCGGTGCCTCCGATTCGCGCGCCGGCATCGCGAGCGAGTTGCACGGCGATAGAGCCGACGCCGCCGGCCGCCCCGTGGATGAGGACGGTCTGCCCGGTCTGGAGGCATCCGTGATCGAAGAGTCCTTGCCACGCGGTGAGGCCGGAGATCGGCAGAGCCGCGGCGGTGACGAAGTCCACGCTCGCCGGCAGCGGCGCGAGGTTGCGTGCTTCGACGGCGACGTACTCGGCACGTGAGCCGTTCCGGGTCCAGTCCGTCAGGCCGAACACGTGCTGCCCGACGGTGAGCCCGGTGGTGCCGAAGCCCAGTTCGGCGACGACACCGGCCACCTCATGACCCGGGACGCTCGGGGTGCGGTCCCGCCCGGCACGGTCGACCCAGGTGCCGGCCGACGTCAGTTCGCCGCGCGTGAAGCCTGCCGCGTGGACGCGGACGACGTCGTTCTCAATGGCAGTGGGAAATTCGATGTCGGTCAGCGTCAGCGATCGACGCCGGCCCCCTTCTCTGCGACGGTGATGGCCTTCATGGCGGGCCCCTGTCAGCGGAGTGGGCGGAACGCGGCTCTCAGTTCGTCGGTGAACAGTTGCGGTTCTTCCCATGCAGCGAAGTGGCCGCCCCGCTCGGCCTCGCTGAAGTAGGCGAGGTCGGGGTAGACCGCTTCGACCCAGCTGCGCGGCGAGGCCCAGATCTCGCCAGGGAACGTCGTGAAGCCGACCGGCACGGTGACCGGCGCGGGAGCCTGGCCGCTCGCAAGGGATGCGGCCAGCGCACGTGCGTCCTCCCAGTACGAGCGGGCCGCCGAGTCTGCGGTGCCGGTCAGCCAGTACAGCGTGATGTTGTCGAGGATGGTGTCTCGGGTGAGACGACCCACGGGCTCGCCGTCGACAAACGCGCGCGAGATCTTGTAGTAGCTATCCGTGTCATGGTCGAGTAGCCAGGCTGCCAACCCGATAGGTGAATCCAGCAGGGAGTATCCGATCGTCTGCGGTCGCGTTGCCATCTCGAGGAAGTAGCCGAAGCCGTCCTGCCGGAACACGCCGAACGCGGCGGCCGCGTTGCGTTCCTGTTCGGATTCCTTCGGCAGGTGATCGCCGATCGCGAGCGCCGCGGTGAGCAGGTTCAGGTGGTAGCCGGCTAAACCCTCGACCGCCTGGCGACCCATCAGGTCCGTGACGAGGGCACCCACGTCACCGCCCTGTGCGACGTAGCGGGTGTAGCCGAGGCGGTGCATCAGCTTCGCCCAGGCGCGTGCGGTGCGGGCCGAGTCCCAGCCGAGCACGGTCGGCTTGCCGGAGAAGCCGTAGCCGGGCAAGGACGGAAGCACCAGGTGGAAGGCATCCTCGGCGCTGCCACCGTGAGCGGTCGGATCCGTCAACGGACCGACCGTTTCCAGCAGCTCGATGACCGAGCCGGGCCAGCCATGCGACATGATAAGCGGCAAGGCGTTCTCGTGCGGCGACCTGACATGGATGAAGTGGATCCCGACCCCGTCGATCTCGGTCGTGAACTGCGGCAGCGCGTTCAGGCTTGCCTCGCACCTGCGCCAGTCATATTTGTCGGTCCAGTAGCGGGCGAGCGCCTGCATCGTGGCCAGCTGCACTCCTTGAGAGCGGTCTGGAACGAGCTCCTTGGTGGGCCAGCGCGTGGCCGCGATACGTCGGCGCAAGTCGTCGAGGCGCTCTTCTGGAGTCGCGACCTGGAACGATTCGATTTCGGACGTGGTGCCGATGGTGGTGCTCATGATGCCTCCCTAGGTGCGCGACCTGGAGGCAAGACTGATGTCGGTCGTGAAGGGGCCGGCTCTTGGCAGGCCGCAAGGTGGTTCAGGAATGGTTCGCGAGACCTAATGCGGTCGGTAACGCGTGCAACGGTACTCTTCTCCGCTGCGCACCGCACCGGAGCCGCTAGCACTTTGTTCACGAGAGTCCGCTTGGTGAGATCGATCAGTTCGTCGCGCAGAAGTGACGGATCGCCGATCATCACTCCGAATAGGGAGTTGAAAGCCTGGATGCGCGCTTTCACGGCGCCTCGAGCGGGCGACTCGGACGGTTCGGATTACTTCGACCGTGCCCGACCTGCTCTTCGGGATCGCGGTGGAGGTTTCGCCGAGAATCGCGCGGGCGATCTCTTCCGCGTCGAGCCGGTCTGATTTGCCGTCCATTCGGCGGGCGATCAGGGTGGGTCGGTTCACTCCGACCACTCTCTCGCCGTTTCGATTGAGCCCAGGCCAACCACAACGGATAGCAGCTTTGCTGCGACTCACAGGCCAGGCTGCACATCGCCGTGGCAGACGGCATAGACGCACTAGTACCCATCTTGACGGCGCTCGTAGGGGCCGGGGGCACTCGGTGGTGTGGCGCTCACGCAGTGCTCCTCTGATAAGCGAGAGCGTGAACGCAC from Microbacterium sp. zg-B185 includes:
- a CDS encoding VOC family protein — encoded protein: MSEDGWRAFLTGEGVDDWVILHGGPTAVFKVGSLQEAARLAAAVAEIPGLGPRTLLTAVSDRLTVKLTREMWGTERSHLDVARKISTIARDHGAVADTARVQEVQVAVAAMPDAIDLPFWRAVLGYAPLHEDNCIDPLGQGSTVWMQELDPSKPLTHAMHIDVSLAKEHIEARVAAAVAAGGRVVESVEAPSGWILADRSGNKVCLAAWPDGAEPASPEQAA
- a CDS encoding TetR/AcrR family transcriptional regulator; its protein translation is MKERKYRMSARADAAELTGQRIIDCMLERLRTTPYERIRLDDVAADAGVTSQTVIRRFGSKPVLMTTTVERELGRIAAKREAALRSGSAETIRALVEHYDEYGLLILKTYSEASLVPGLPDIVARGRAYHLDWCRRAFSEHLSPPSDDASRQRRLAQIVSICDATTWRILRFDGNLSTAQTELAVTELLTPLLR
- a CDS encoding alpha/beta hydrolase; amino-acid sequence: MKTSSERSERVDTRLGSLAVRRVGAGDMTVLWSSMFVDSHTWDVVLPLLLAGAPEREFVLIDPPGLGLSDALTRRSSIAEAADAARDALAGLGATTPVDWVGNAFGGHIGYQLATDPSIIRSFVAISAPTEPIPAHLRRQIAVLHPVLRCFGAIRPVRAAVISAMLTDASAAIPGIRDVIVESLNRPTRASMSYALRAFIIDRTDVTDRLSGIGVPSLFIASDDRGDWSPEDAVRAAASVPHARSVTVTRARTLIPLEQPDALAQAILTFWAATGA
- a CDS encoding type II toxin-antitoxin system Phd/YefM family antitoxin, encoding MSIVSVADARKHLSDVIDRSKSEAVFIERRGQRAAVVVSPEQYERMLEALEDAEDVAAFDEAMAEEGPNIPWAQVKADLGWK
- a CDS encoding type II toxin-antitoxin system RelE/ParE family toxin, producing MTYQIELRPAAVRALKRIDHQDRDRIRGAIALLGEDPRPPGATALQGRPGLRVRIGDYRVIYTVDDNVLIVAVITLGHRRDVYDR
- a CDS encoding epoxide hydrolase family protein; translated protein: MSTTIGTTSEIESFQVATPEERLDDLRRRIAATRWPTKELVPDRSQGVQLATMQALARYWTDKYDWRRCEASLNALPQFTTEIDGVGIHFIHVRSPHENALPLIMSHGWPGSVIELLETVGPLTDPTAHGGSAEDAFHLVLPSLPGYGFSGKPTVLGWDSARTARAWAKLMHRLGYTRYVAQGGDVGALVTDLMGRQAVEGLAGYHLNLLTAALAIGDHLPKESEQERNAAAAFGVFRQDGFGYFLEMATRPQTIGYSLLDSPIGLAAWLLDHDTDSYYKISRAFVDGEPVGRLTRDTILDNITLYWLTGTADSAARSYWEDARALAASLASGQAPAPVTVPVGFTTFPGEIWASPRSWVEAVYPDLAYFSEAERGGHFAAWEEPQLFTDELRAAFRPLR
- a CDS encoding NADP-dependent oxidoreductase; protein product: MGRTATVHRRTESRVPPTPLTGARHEGHHRRREGGRRRSLTLTDIEFPTAIENDVVRVHAAGFTRGELTSAGTWVDRAGRDRTPSVPGHEVAGVVAELGFGTTGLTVGQHVFGLTDWTRNGSRAEYVAVEARNLAPLPASVDFVTAAALPISGLTAWQGLFDHGCLQTGQTVLIHGAAGGVGSIAVQLARDAGARIGGTGRAQDRDFVIELGADA
- a CDS encoding GNAT family N-acetyltransferase; protein product: MKVVQREISYVRFEHVAPDETWAEIAKLFISIFAAPPYNESPDELQSIDQWGPDQLASAGGRLVAAGHDGHVIGFALSQRLDQDSSWQRRLDAMRPALDAAITPSRTVIVQELAVDESFRGRGIAKQCVRELLSNRTEHDAVLGVFGQAAQAREMYRHWGFSELGTALIYGGAVTLHALHHKLPWTV
- a CDS encoding GNAT family N-acetyltransferase, producing MLPPNTPRLRFREMAPADLPAMAGLLGDADVMRFYPAPKTREQAASWIDWNLKNYVRDGHGLWIIETSDGEFVGDCGLTWQDVNGVKRLEIGYHVLPRRQGLGLATEAAAACRDFARDRLGAEEVIAIVHPDNRASIRVAEKIGMHREDEDRGNDGTVRRVLSMPLSPA
- a CDS encoding alpha/beta hydrolase; amino-acid sequence: MLAPAVKSLAKTTRVCAYDRAGTGRSDPPPDRARTVDDLADDLHTLLDAAEVSGPYLLVGSSSGGFDVYHYAGRFPDEVAGIVMDDVPAPKADMPATEVPAWDSPDNPEHMDYVLFEHQLAVDRLPIPAIPVTVLWATHGQSPSQEEHALWLKGSSKPVSIAVESGHDIMGGNPAAVADAIADMLASLRG